The Euzebyales bacterium genomic interval CTCCACCGCCGCCGAGCCGGAGATCGCCGGGTCGGACTCGGGGTCCTCGTCCGCGGGGCGGATCTCCACGTCGTAGTCGCCTGCGGGCAGTTCGAGTGGATCGGTGATCGTGCCCGGCTCGAAGTCCTCGAGGGTCAGGTCGCCGTTGACGTAGACGTCGACGGTCAGCTCGGGCACGCCGTGGACGACCGTCACGGTCCCCGCGTCGGACTGCGCGCTGGCAGGACCCGCGAAGGCCGCGACGAGCAGCGCGGCGGCGGACAGGGTGGTCAAGGCGCGGCGCCGGGACGTACCCCGGCGTCGGCGACCAGCGGTGCGGATGTTCATTGGTTGCTCCTACTCAGAAGGTTGGTCTCGCGCCCGGTCAGGCGCGGGCCGTGGCGGCAGTCCACTAGCGGGGACGTCCACCTGCTGTCGTGTCGTACAAGGTCTGTCTAATGTTTGGCCAACTTAGGTCCTTACTGAGCGGCTGTCAACCGTCTGTGGAGATTTTGCCCAAGCTTTGTATAGTGTTGCCATGGATGCTGGGTATCTGCGGATCGGCGAGTTCAGCCAGCGCGTCGGGGTGAGCCCTGAACGACTCCGCGCGTGGGAGAGGCGCTACCGGCTGCTGTCACCCGACCGCTCAACGGGTGGGTTCCGGCTGTACTCGGACGCCGACGTCCTCCGCGTCGAGCGGATGCTCGCGCACCTCGAGCGCGGCGCGTCCGCGGCCGAGGCGGCCCGGCTGGCATGGGAGCCGCCTGTCGTCGCCGAGCCGAGGGCAGCGGAGCCGGTGCGCCTGGATCGCGAGGTCGGCCGCCTGCGCGAGCGTCTGGAGAGGTTCGACGACGCCGGAGCGCACGTGGTCCTCGACGAGCTGCTGGCGACGTTCGCGCTCGAGACCGTCCTGCGCGATGCCATCCTCCCGTACCTGGTCGAGCTTGGCGAGCGCTGGCGGTCCGGCGAGGTGACCGTGGGACAGGAGCACTTCGCCTCCAACCTGCTGCGCGCGCGGCTGCTGAGCCTGGCGCAGGGCTGGGGGCAGGGCGCGGGGCCTCGGGTCGTGCTCGCGGCACCTCCCGGCGAGCAACACGACCTCGGGCTGATCGTCTGCGGCCTGGTCCTGTCGCGTCAGGGGCTGCGGGTCGTCTTCCTGGGAGCGGACAGCCCGATCGACACGCTGATCACCACGGTGCGCACCGTCCGGCCCGCCCTCGTCCTGCTCTCGACGGTCAATCCCGCCGCGTTGGATGCCGTGCGTGATGCCCTGCGCGAGTTGAGCGCACAGGTGCCCCTCTATCTGGGGGCCGGCGGCGCATCACGGGAGCTCGCTGACGACCTCGGCGCAACCTGCGTCGACGGCGATCCCGTGAGCGTCGCCATCAAGCTCGCCCACTCTGAGGCCGTCGCGAACGCGTAGCAGCAGGTCGTCGTCCTCCCACAACCTCTGCCACCAGGGTTTGCCAGGCGCATGACCTCCTCACGGTCATCGTTCGCAACAGGTTGTGGTTGCATCCGCGTTCGGCACCGGGACCCCTCGGATCACGGTTCAGTCGCCGGAATTTCATGGTGTCGGTTGAACCGGGTGACGTACGAGCGCGTAGTCGTAGTCAAGGACAGGGAAGGGGATGCCATGCGTGCTATCGGCAGGTGGGCCGGGATAACCCCTGTAGTGGTCCGGCTCATCATCGGTGCGATGATGTTCGTCCACGGGCTGGAGAAGTTGACCGGTGGTCCCGCTGGCTTCGGGCAGTTTCTTGGCAGTCTCGGGCTGCCGGCACCGTTGGCGCTGGCTTGGGCAGTGACGCTGCTCGAGCTGGTCGGTGGAGCCATGCTCATCGTGGGCCTTCTGACTCGTCTGGTCGCCGGCCTGATGGTCGTCGAGCTGGTCGGCGCCATCCTGCTTGTCACCGGTAGCGTCGGCCTCATCGGGGCCGAAGGGGTGGGCTACGAACGTGACTTGGCGTACATCGCGGGGTTGTTGGTCATGGTCCTTCTAGGACCAGGCAAGCCATCGATCGACCATGCGGCAGGGTTCGAAGAAGCGACCCCCACGTTGGCCAGTGATGCCCGCGCGGAGCGTGCCCGTACGCCTGCTTGAGCCGGAAGGATCGCGCGACAGGCGACGATCTGTCGAGGGGGCAGCCTGATCGTCCTGCGCACGGCCCAACCGGCCGGCCCACGATCTCGACGAGGCCCACGCCGACCTCCGTCGTGGACTCGGGTGGGTTCGTCGCCGACCCGCTTCGGTGATCGAACGGTTCCTCGATGACCATCAGACGGTCCCGACCATCGCCACGGTTCGACAGGAGGTACTCGATGGTCATGAGGCGGCTGGGCTCCTTGGCGTTGTAGGCGTCGTAGTCGCCGTCCCTCGTCGCCTGATGCGTGCTCAGGCGATCATGCGGTCGGCCAGCGTTGCGCTCCGTGCAGGACTTGCAGGATGATCACGGCAGTCGCCTCGATGCGGTATACGACGACGTAGGGGGTACCGACAACCACGAGGTCGCGTGTGTCGGCGACCCGTCCGGGACGTGCCATCGCGGGATGATCGGCGAGCCGACCGACCGCAGCGAAGATCCTATCGCCCATGTCGAGGGCCGCCCATGGATCGCGGTCGGCGATCCACTCAAGCTGTGCGGTGAGGTTCTTCTCGGCGTCGGGGAGCCACTCGATCCTCACGCGGTCCGACCCGCTGCGCGCCGTTCCAACTCCGCGCGCTGCTGACGCCAGCTCGACACGACGTCGTCGTGGGGCACTCGATTGACCGACGGGTCGGTGGCCTGGCCGAGGGCCTGCTCGATCTCTCTGCGGAACCAGGCATCGTGTTCCTGCGCGTCACGCCACCGCCGCGTCGCTTCGCGCATCAGTACGCGCAGCAGTTGCGCGGCCGTGCGGTCCTGCGCGGCCGCGACATCTGCGAACGCCGCTTTGAGTTCGTCGTCCACGCGGAACGTGAAGGTGCTGTCGGCCATGCGTGCGGTCCTGTGCCGATGTGTTCGTCGTGATGTACACCGTAACAGAGTCTCGAGATCGAACCGCAAGGCCCCCACCGAGTGCGAACGCTGCCGAGGCTCGCGTCAACGCTGCGGCGATGCGCCGCGGCGCGACTCCGAGGGGATCACCGCAGCACACGCGCGCTGGGCCGGCACACAGCATCGCCGTGTTCGGCTCCCGGTCGTGTCCGTAGCCAATCCGTCAGCAGGTCGTCGATCTCCTCGTCCGGCGCCTCGGGGTGACGACCCCAACGTCGCGATGCTGACCTCGGTATCGTCGGCGGCGTGAAGCGCCAGGAGAAGGCCGATCGCATCGGCGTGCTGCTCGACGAGCTCTACCAGAAGCCGCCGATCCCGCTCGACCACCGGGACCCGTACACGTTGCTGGTCGCGGTGACGTTGTCGGCCCAGACCACTGACGCGAAGGTCAACGCAGTCACGCCCGCGCTGTTCGCCGCGGCCGACACCCCGGAGAAGATGGCGGCGCTCGGCCCCGACCGGATCCGCGAGCTCATCCGCGCCGTCGGGCTCGCGCCGACCAAGGCGCGGAACCTGGCCCTCGCCGCCGCCCAGATCGTCGAGGCCGGCGGTGAGGTGCTCCCGGACTGGGACTTCCTCGAGTCGCTCGCCGGGGTCGGGCACAAGACCGCCAGCGTGGTGATGGCCCAGGCGTTCGGCGAGCCGGCATTCCCGGTGGACACCCACATCCACCGGCTCGCCGGGCGCTGGGGCCTGTCGAGAGCGGCCACCGTCGAGCAGACCGAGCGCGACCTCAAAACGGTCTTCCCGATCGACACCTGGGCGCGACGCCACCTGCAGATCATCTACTTCGGGCGCGAGTTCTGCCCGGCCCGGCACCACGATCTCAGCATCTGCCCGATCTGCAATTGGGCGGCGACGAAGAGGCGCATCCGCGAGGAGGCGATGCGCTGATCCGGCCGGCGACGTCACGCGCGGGCGCGACCTCGTTGCTGAGCTCCGCAGCGGGCGCGAGCCAGTGCTCCAGCTCGACTGCGGTCGGGGCAGGTCGTAGACGTGGTAGTGAGTTCGGCCAGGGTCGGGTGGTGCGGGTACGATGCGCGTGGGCGGCGCCGGTGGCAGCGCGATGGCCGCAGTTCTCCGGCGCCGTTTCAGCGTGAAAGGCGGACGGGTATCGATACGGGGTGGTTGCGTCGGAGGGGAGGGTTGATGCCACGCCTTGGCGCGAAGATCAGTTGTGCAGAACCGCGGCCGGCTCGTGCGCCGGCAGTGCTCGTGCTCCGCGACGAGCCCGCCGAAGCAAGTAGGGCGCGGCACTGGGCGGCGGACCAGCTCCTGGCTGCGGGCCTCGACGAGCTGCGGGACGACGTCGAGCTGGTGGTCGGTGAACTGGTCGCCAACGCGTTGCGGCACGCCGGCTTGCCGGCCGAGGTCGTGCTGTGTATCGCCACGCCGCGGGTCAGAGTGGAGGTTCGCGATCGCAACCGCCTCTCGCCGGTTCGTGCGCGCCACCACGCCGAGTCCATGACCGGCCGGGGCGTGCGGCTCGTCGAGGCCGTCGCTCTCACCTGGGGGGTCGACAGACGCGAGGGCGGCAAGACCGTGTGGGCCGAGTTCGAAGACGGTTCGCCGGCGAACGGGCCGGAGCTCTTCGAGCAGGAGATCGAAGCCCAGCTCGAGAGATGGGCGCCGGACGATGAGTCGTCCCTGCTCGCTGCGGGCGCCGAAGAGCGGTTCACCGTGCGTCTGGGTGACGTGCCGACCGAGTTGTTGTTGGCCGCCAAGTCGCACGTTGACGATCTCGTCCTCGAGTTCACCCTGGCTGCGGCTGGGGCGCGGACCGGGCTAACCGCTGATGTCCCCCGCCACCTCGCCGGTCTACTGGAAGCGGTGGTCGACCGCTTCGCCGAGCCCCGTGAGTTGATCAAGCGTCAGGCGCTCGCAGCCGCCAACGACGGCAAGGATCACGTCGCGCTCGAGATGACCTTGCCGGCCGCGACGGCCGATGCCGGCGAGGAGTATCTGCAGGCGCTGGACGAGGTGGACGCCTACTGCCGCGCAGCGCGCCTGTTGACGCTGGAGACGCAGCCGCGGCACCGGGTGTTTCGCCGCTGGTACGTTGAGGAGCTGGTCGGCGAGCTGCGCCGCGCCGCTGCCGGGACACCACCGGTTGAACCGCAGACGTTCGAACAGCGGCTGCTCGTCGAGATCGACGCCGTGGCGGAAGCCGAGCGCACCGCCGAGCGCAGCGCCAGACTCAACGCCCTGGTCGTTGCGCTCGCAGGGGCGGTCACGCCGGAGCGGGTGGCCGCTCACGCTCTCAACGAAGGCGTGGCGGCGATGGGAGCGTCGGGCGGTGGACTGCTGCTCACCACCGGCCGCTCAACGGTGGAAGTGCCCGGCACTGTTGGCTACGACGAGTCGGTCGTGGCCGGACTGCGGGCGGAGACGCCCGATGCGGACCTGCCCGCAGCGCACGCGGCCCGCATTGAACAGCCCGTGTGGTTGGAGTCCCGCCGCGAGCGCGACGAGCAGTTCCCCGCGCTCGCGGGTCTCGAGCCCCGCACCGTTGCGATGTGTGCCGTGCCGCTCGTTGTGGGCGAGAAGTGCCTGGGGGCGTTGCGTTTCAGCTTTTCCCGGGCGCGGCTGTTCGACGACGACGAGCGCGCCTTCGCGCTGAACTTGGCCGCCCAGACGGCCCAGGCGCTGGACCGGGCACTCCTGCACCACCAGCAGGCCGAGACCGCACACAAGCTGCAACGCACCCTTCTGCCGCCCGACCTTCCTGCCGTCCCCGGCGTCGACCTCGCAAGCCATTACGATCCAGCCGAGGCCGTCGACATCGGCGGTGACTTCTACGACCTGATCGGCGCGCACTCGGAATGGACGGTGCTCATCGGTGACGTCCGCGGCAAAGGTGTCGAAGCGGCGGCCCTGGCCGCAATGGCACGCCACACCGTCCGTAGCGGAGCACTCATCGGCCTCGACCCTAGCGAGACGCTTGAACTGCTCAACGTCGCGTTCATGAGCGAGCAGCTGCCCGAGAGCTTCTGTACGGCAGTGTGCGGACGCCTGTCGCTCGGCGACGGCTATGCGACCCTGACCGTGGCCAGCGGCGGTCACCCCGAGCCGCTGATCTTGCGCGCGGACGGCACCGTGGAACCCATCCCCTGCCACGGCATGCTCGTCGGCGCGTTCCCCGGCACCAGCTACGAAACCGCGACGACGGTGCTGCAGCCCGGCGACCTGGTGTTCTTCTACACCGACGGGATCACTGAAGCGCGTCGTGATGATGAATTCTTCGGCCGCCAGCGCATCCAACAACAGCTCGCCGCCACCGTGGGCGCCACAGCCGAAACGGTCATCCGGCGGCTGCACACGGCCGTAGAAGCGTTCCAGACCCGCCAGCGCGACGACATGGCCATGCTGACCCTTCGGCTGCTATGAGCTCGCGCACCGCCCCGGCGACACCGCGAGGCAACTGGTCCGTGGCGTTCGGTGGCCTGGCATTGGCACTGCCCGCAGCCCGAGCCCGCGACCGTAGCGCCAACCACCCCGCCTGAGATCGTCGACCCCGCAACACCGCCCTGCGTCGCGCACCCGAGCGCCATCCCACGCCGAACGTGCGGGCGGCGTCGTGGCGTGGCGATGATGCGGTCTTCGTCGGGGTCGCTGGCGCCTTCGGTGACCGGTCCTCCCCGATGGTTCCCACCACGGACGTTGCCAGCGCGGCTGCACGTCGGCTGGCCGGCGCGGACCGACGCCCTGTCGCCGCATCCCGGCATCAGGTGGTCTTCCTTGCCTCGTTGGTGCCACGTAGTGGCCTGCTGTCACGCGGCACCCCCATTCCCGATACGCTCGAGCGATGGGTCCCGCGCCCCGCTACGAACAGCTGCCACGGCGGGCCCAGTTCCACCTGGATGCGGGACGCTCCGAGCTGACGTACACCCCTACACGACCGCGACTTGGCGTACGACGCGATCGTCCGGCGACGTGCGATACCTGAAGGCCTTTTTTGGCGCCCACCCGACGCTGGCAGCGGAACGCGGCCGCTGCGCCTGGTTGTACGAGCGGGGTGCGCCCGTACCGGAGCCAGTCGACTACGGAAGCGATGGGCAGGCCGAGTGGCCGACTGGGATGTCGCGCGCCGCGACCTGTACCGACTGCTGTACGACCTCGATTCGTAATCGGCTCCAACGTCACGCCACTTTCTGCAAGACTGGCAGGCAAGTGAGACGCGCGGCAGGTAGCCGAGCCATCAGGGGTTACCCGCTGGCTTCGACGAGGCGTTCGCCAAGACCCGGGGTGGAGTGACGCGCACCGTGATCCGGCCCGCCGTCGGGCAGGATGGCGGCATGTGGGCGGACGGCGGAGCGGTGGTCAGCGGTTGCGCCGCCAGATGGTCCAGGTCAAGACCGACGCGACGACACCCAGGCCAGATAGGGCACCAGCAGCCAGAACGCCGCCATCGTCGCCACGATGGCGATCCACAGCAGCGCGATCTCAGCCACCGCCCACCTCCGGCTGAGTCCATCAAACCTGGTTGATGTATCGAACCTGGTTGATGTATCCTCGGGGCCATGGTGGTCCCAGGTGACGTCACGGCCGCACCGGCGTTCGTCGGGCTGGTCGCCCACCGGCTGCGTTGGAGGCTGCTCACCGCACTCGCCGACAGCGACTACCGGGTCCGCGAGCTGGTGACGCTGGTCGACCAGCCGCAGAACCTGGTGTCCTACCACCTGCGGCAGCTGCGCGACGGCGGGCTGGTCACCTCCACACGCAGCAGTCACGACGGGCGTGACAGCTACTACCACCTTGATCTGAACCGCTGCGCGGAGGCGCTGGCCGACACCGGCGCCGCCCTGCATCCGGCGCTGCGCGGCAAGGCCGCACCAGCGGTCCCCCCGGTCGGCCAGTCGCCCCGGCGTAGCGCGGTACTGTTCGTGTGCGCGGGCAACAGCGCCCGCTCACCGATCGCCGAGGCCCTGCTTCGCCACCACACCGCCGGCCGCGTGCACGTGACGAGCGCCGGCAGCCGACCCAAGCCGCGCCTGCACCCCAACACCGTGCGGGTACTGCGCGAGGCGTTCGACATCGACATCTCCGGCCAGCGTCCCCGGCATCTCGACGCGGTGGCCGAGCGCCGGTTCGACCATGTGATCACCCTGTGCGACAAGGCCCGCGAAGCCTGCCCCGAGTTTGGTCACCAGCCGCGGCGGGTCCACTGGAGCATCCCCGACCCGGCCACCGCCGGCGACACCGACCAGGCCAGCTACCCCACCTTCCAGCGCACCGCCGCCGAGGTCGACACCCGCATCCGACACCTGCTGCCCGTCCTCGCCACCAATCACCGCACGGAGGTTCAATCGTGACCGCGCCCGACCAGTACGCCAGCGTCCGCTACGTCGTCGACGACGTGGAAGCGGCCATCGACTTCTACACCACCCACCTCGACTTCAGGCTCGCCACCGACGCCGGACCCGCCTTCGCCGACGTCGTACGCGGCCCGCTGCGGCTGCTGCTGTCCGGACCCGCCAGCTCCGGCGCCCGCGCCACGCCCGACGATGCCGCCACCGCGGGCCGCAACCGCATCAACCTCGTCGTCGACGATCTGGATGCCGAGATCGCCCGGCACCGCGACGCCGGCCTGTCCTTCCGCAGCGACGTGGTCGCTGGCCCCGGTGGGCGCCAAATCCTGCTCGCCGACCCCGCCGGCAACCTGATCGAACTGTTCCAACCCGCCCACCGGTAGGACGCACCCACACCGGCCACACCCTGACCGCTGCCGACCACGGCGATCACCCTCCGTTGGGGGGCGTACCTGGGCCGTGGATGGGCAGAACTCGCGAGGAGACCGATCGAAGTCGACTGCGGGCTGCCCGGCGTCGACCTCGACCTGCCCGCTCAGGTAGCGGTAACAGCCGGAGAGGGGTCTCTTGTGAGGTTGACGGGTGCGCGGGCGAGTCTTGTCGAGCAACTGTTGACCAGTTCGATCGGCTGGACGGTGGCTCTCGCATATGGCGGTGGCGCATGGGGAGCCGGAGGCCGGAAAGACCGCGGTCGTGCAGGCCCTGTATGAGACGGTCGCGACCCGTGCGGCGGCGAGGGCGGCGCCCGAGCCGCTGGTGTGGCCAGCGACCCTGGCGCCGCCCGATGTGAACGACCGGCGGGACGCAAGGCCGTAGAGCCGGTGACCGTGGATCCCCTCGGGGTGTTGCCGTTCGCGTGGTGGGGGCGCCGTTGCCTGACCGACGTGAACGGCGAGCCTGTCACCCTCGAGGCAACCTCGCTGCTGGTTGAGCAGTGGCGCATCCCGGGCGCGTAGAAC includes:
- a CDS encoding MerR family transcriptional regulator, which translates into the protein MDAGYLRIGEFSQRVGVSPERLRAWERRYRLLSPDRSTGGFRLYSDADVLRVERMLAHLERGASAAEAARLAWEPPVVAEPRAAEPVRLDREVGRLRERLERFDDAGAHVVLDELLATFALETVLRDAILPYLVELGERWRSGEVTVGQEHFASNLLRARLLSLAQGWGQGAGPRVVLAAPPGEQHDLGLIVCGLVLSRQGLRVVFLGADSPIDTLITTVRTVRPALVLLSTVNPAALDAVRDALRELSAQVPLYLGAGGASRELADDLGATCVDGDPVSVAIKLAHSEAVANA
- a CDS encoding DoxX family protein, with amino-acid sequence MTYERVVVVKDREGDAMRAIGRWAGITPVVVRLIIGAMMFVHGLEKLTGGPAGFGQFLGSLGLPAPLALAWAVTLLELVGGAMLIVGLLTRLVAGLMVVELVGAILLVTGSVGLIGAEGVGYERDLAYIAGLLVMVLLGPGKPSIDHAAGFEEATPTLASDARAERARTPA
- a CDS encoding type II toxin-antitoxin system RelE/ParE family toxin, producing MRIEWLPDAEKNLTAQLEWIADRDPWAALDMGDRIFAAVGRLADHPAMARPGRVADTRDLVVVGTPYVVVYRIEATAVIILQVLHGAQRWPTA
- the nth gene encoding endonuclease III, which encodes MKRQEKADRIGVLLDELYQKPPIPLDHRDPYTLLVAVTLSAQTTDAKVNAVTPALFAAADTPEKMAALGPDRIRELIRAVGLAPTKARNLALAAAQIVEAGGEVLPDWDFLESLAGVGHKTASVVMAQAFGEPAFPVDTHIHRLAGRWGLSRAATVEQTERDLKTVFPIDTWARRHLQIIYFGREFCPARHHDLSICPICNWAATKRRIREEAMR
- a CDS encoding SpoIIE family protein phosphatase, coding for MLRDEPAEASRARHWAADQLLAAGLDELRDDVELVVGELVANALRHAGLPAEVVLCIATPRVRVEVRDRNRLSPVRARHHAESMTGRGVRLVEAVALTWGVDRREGGKTVWAEFEDGSPANGPELFEQEIEAQLERWAPDDESSLLAAGAEERFTVRLGDVPTELLLAAKSHVDDLVLEFTLAAAGARTGLTADVPRHLAGLLEAVVDRFAEPRELIKRQALAAANDGKDHVALEMTLPAATADAGEEYLQALDEVDAYCRAARLLTLETQPRHRVFRRWYVEELVGELRRAAAGTPPVEPQTFEQRLLVEIDAVAEAERTAERSARLNALVVALAGAVTPERVAAHALNEGVAAMGASGGGLLLTTGRSTVEVPGTVGYDESVVAGLRAETPDADLPAAHAARIEQPVWLESRRERDEQFPALAGLEPRTVAMCAVPLVVGEKCLGALRFSFSRARLFDDDERAFALNLAAQTAQALDRALLHHQQAETAHKLQRTLLPPDLPAVPGVDLASHYDPAEAVDIGGDFYDLIGAHSEWTVLIGDVRGKGVEAAALAAMARHTVRSGALIGLDPSETLELLNVAFMSEQLPESFCTAVCGRLSLGDGYATLTVASGGHPEPLILRADGTVEPIPCHGMLVGAFPGTSYETATTVLQPGDLVFFYTDGITEARRDDEFFGRQRIQQQLAATVGATAETVIRRLHTAVEAFQTRQRDDMAMLTLRLL
- a CDS encoding ArsR family transcriptional regulator: MVVPGDVTAAPAFVGLVAHRLRWRLLTALADSDYRVRELVTLVDQPQNLVSYHLRQLRDGGLVTSTRSSHDGRDSYYHLDLNRCAEALADTGAALHPALRGKAAPAVPPVGQSPRRSAVLFVCAGNSARSPIAEALLRHHTAGRVHVTSAGSRPKPRLHPNTVRVLREAFDIDISGQRPRHLDAVAERRFDHVITLCDKAREACPEFGHQPRRVHWSIPDPATAGDTDQASYPTFQRTAAEVDTRIRHLLPVLATNHRTEVQS
- a CDS encoding VOC family protein encodes the protein MTAPDQYASVRYVVDDVEAAIDFYTTHLDFRLATDAGPAFADVVRGPLRLLLSGPASSGARATPDDAATAGRNRINLVVDDLDAEIARHRDAGLSFRSDVVAGPGGRQILLADPAGNLIELFQPAHR